A part of Amycolatopsis lurida genomic DNA contains:
- a CDS encoding YeiH family protein — MSTTHARPTKPYLTAFAITGAGVAAAYLVGTAFPVISALTIAVVLGIVTGSLPSLSDGTRKAIAGITKKLLRAGVVLLGLQLSLPAVLALGPGTLVAVVLTVGITFLGTIGLGRLLGVPRGLGILVATGFSICGASAIAAMEGVVKREDSDVATAVALVTFYGGLAIAAVPLIGGWLRLDAARIGEWAGLSVHEVAQVVAAATPAGSAAIAVAIVIKLSRVVLLAPMVAAVGVHERHRPADGKRPPLVPLFVLGFLAMAALRSTGIVPGVALDVAKVACTLLLAGALFGLGCAVRIGHLVRTGGRALLLGLLSTLLVGTTALVTLTVLG; from the coding sequence ATGAGCACCACGCACGCGAGACCGACGAAGCCCTACCTGACCGCCTTCGCGATCACCGGCGCCGGAGTGGCCGCCGCGTACCTGGTCGGCACCGCTTTCCCGGTCATCAGCGCGCTCACCATCGCCGTCGTGCTCGGCATCGTCACCGGATCGCTGCCTTCGCTGTCCGACGGGACCCGGAAAGCCATCGCCGGGATCACCAAGAAGCTGCTTCGCGCCGGTGTCGTGCTGCTCGGTCTGCAACTCTCACTCCCCGCCGTCCTGGCGCTGGGGCCAGGAACCCTGGTCGCCGTCGTGCTCACCGTCGGGATCACGTTCCTCGGCACGATCGGTCTCGGCAGGCTCCTCGGCGTACCCCGCGGCCTGGGGATCCTGGTCGCGACCGGGTTCTCGATCTGCGGCGCGTCCGCCATCGCCGCCATGGAAGGCGTCGTGAAACGCGAGGACTCGGACGTCGCGACCGCGGTCGCCCTGGTCACCTTCTACGGCGGGCTCGCCATCGCCGCGGTCCCGCTCATCGGCGGCTGGCTGCGGCTCGACGCGGCAAGGATCGGCGAGTGGGCGGGCCTCAGCGTGCACGAAGTCGCGCAGGTCGTCGCTGCGGCCACCCCCGCCGGAAGTGCCGCCATCGCGGTCGCCATCGTGATCAAGCTCAGCCGGGTGGTCCTGCTGGCCCCGATGGTCGCCGCGGTCGGCGTGCACGAACGGCACCGGCCCGCCGACGGCAAGCGGCCGCCGCTGGTCCCGCTGTTCGTCCTCGGTTTCCTGGCGATGGCCGCCCTGCGCAGCACCGGGATCGTGCCGGGAGTCGCGCTCGACGTCGCCAAGGTCGCGTGCACCCTGCTGCTGGCCGGGGCGCTGTTCGGGCTGGGCTGCGCGGTCCGGATCGGCCACCTCGTCCGCACCGGGGGCCGCGCCCTGCTGCTCGGCCTGCTCTCCACCCTGCTGGTCGGGACCACGGCGCTGGTCACACTGACCGTGCTCGGCTGA
- a CDS encoding MFS transporter, producing the protein MTASTLDTSARTPLKGWLAVLAVTLGIFSLVTTEILPIGLLTPIGEDFRITPGTAGLTMTLPGFLAALAAPAVTVAAGRLDRRILLCALMVVLASADVLAATAQAYWAMLASRVLVGLVIGAFWAIGSGLAERLVGPGRAGRATAVIFSAVPLGSVLGVPAGTFLGELFGWRAAFAVMAVFTIGVLGALALALPPLPSADATRLGVLRGLTRERATRLGLLVTVLIVLAHFGTYTYVTPLLRQVTQVSPELITVFLFVYGTAGIAGNFVAGAAIARDLRLTFLAAAGSIGVVALALPFFGDTKAGALALLVLWGFAYGAVPVCSGTWFARTAPHAPEAASVLFTSSFQATLSAGALLGGLVVDAVSVPAVMVTGGVVALLAAAVLSRARSV; encoded by the coding sequence ATGACCGCTTCGACCCTCGACACCTCCGCGCGGACCCCGCTGAAGGGATGGCTCGCCGTCCTCGCGGTGACGCTCGGGATCTTCTCCCTCGTCACCACGGAGATCCTGCCGATCGGCCTCCTGACCCCGATCGGCGAGGACTTCCGGATCACGCCGGGGACGGCGGGCCTGACCATGACCCTGCCCGGTTTCCTCGCCGCGCTCGCGGCTCCGGCCGTCACCGTCGCCGCCGGACGGCTCGACCGCCGGATCCTGCTGTGCGCGCTGATGGTGGTGCTGGCCTCGGCCGATGTCCTCGCGGCGACCGCGCAGGCCTATTGGGCGATGTTGGCCTCGCGAGTCCTGGTCGGGCTGGTGATCGGTGCCTTCTGGGCGATCGGTTCCGGGCTCGCCGAACGGCTCGTCGGTCCCGGGCGCGCGGGCAGGGCGACCGCGGTGATCTTCTCCGCCGTCCCGCTCGGCTCGGTTCTCGGCGTGCCGGCGGGTACGTTCCTCGGCGAACTTTTCGGCTGGCGGGCGGCTTTCGCGGTGATGGCGGTCTTCACGATCGGTGTCCTCGGCGCGCTGGCGTTGGCGTTGCCTCCACTGCCGTCGGCGGACGCGACCCGGCTCGGCGTCCTGCGGGGGCTGACCCGCGAGCGGGCGACCCGGCTCGGCCTGCTCGTCACGGTGCTGATCGTGCTCGCCCACTTCGGGACCTACACCTACGTCACGCCGCTCCTGCGCCAGGTGACGCAGGTGAGCCCCGAGTTGATCACCGTCTTCCTGTTCGTCTACGGCACCGCCGGGATCGCCGGCAACTTCGTGGCGGGCGCGGCGATCGCCCGCGATCTCCGGCTGACCTTCCTCGCCGCGGCGGGTTCGATCGGCGTCGTGGCACTCGCGTTGCCGTTCTTCGGCGACACGAAAGCGGGCGCGCTCGCGCTGCTGGTGCTTTGGGGCTTCGCCTACGGTGCCGTCCCGGTCTGCTCGGGAACGTGGTTCGCGAGGACGGCGCCGCACGCGCCCGAAGCGGCGTCGGTGCTGTTCACCTCGTCGTTCCAAGCGACGCTTTCGGCGGGCGCGCTGCTCGGCGGGCTGGTCGTCGACGCGGTCTCCGTTCCGGCCGTCATGGTCACCGGAGGCGTGGTCGCGCTGCTCGCGGCCGCCGTCCTCAGCCGAGCACGGTCAGTGTGA